From the Thermosynechococcus sp. genome, the window ACTCGTCAAAAAATCCAATTCATTAATTATAGGCAAAAGCAAGAAAGTCACATCTCCTGAGTGGTTTAGGTTGAATGTGAGCCAAGGAGCCAAGCCATCACCTGTTGACCGAGGCAAGTCCCATTGAGGCGATCAATTTCGCGAACACCAGTGGGGCTAGTCACATTCACTTCTGTTAAGTAGCCGCCGATAACATCAATGCCAACAAAATAGAGGCCATCACGTTGGAGGGCCGGAGCAAGGGTTTGACAAATCTGGCGATCGCGCTCCGTAATCTCTGCGGCTGCCACGCGCCCACCTGTGGCCATATTGCCCCGAAATTCGTCCCCTGTGGGAATCCGGTTAACGGCACCGATCGGTTCGCCGTTGAGGAGAATAATCCGTTTGTCCCCATCCTTGGCCGCGGGTAGGTACTCCTGCAGCATCACAGGCAGTTGTCCCCGTTGGGTACTGATTTCAATCATGGAGTTGAGGTTGCGATCGCCCGCCTGCAAAAAGAGAATGCCTTCGCCCCCTTTGCCCCCCAAGGGTTTGAGCACTGCCATGCCCTGCTGCTGCACAAATTCACGAATGCGCTGCTTGTCTGCAGTGACAATGGTCTTGGGAATGACACTGGTAAATTGCAGGGCATACATCTTTTCATTGGCCTGGCGTAGTCCTGCTGGCGAGTTGAGGACAAGGGTGGTTTGGGGATCGACTAAATCAAGACAGTAGGTGGCATAGAGGTAGGCGGTGGTGACGGGCGGATCCTTGCGCATCCACACCGCTCGGAAGGTATTGAGGGGGCGCCATTGGACTGCACCCGGCTGAAACCAGGGTTGGGGAATCTGCCACTGGCCGTCCACCAGTTGCACTGGCGCTAACTGGATCGGGGTAAGCGCCGCCCATACCTGACCTTCTTGGACCAGGAGTTGGGACATCTCCGTTACCCACACCCGTGCCCCTGCCGCTTGCGCCGCCTCCATCAAGGCCACACTGGTATCGTGGCCGGGGTCAAGGCTGGCGATGGGGTCAATAATAAAGGCAATATCCACTAAGCTACCCCTTGCAGCAGGGCATCCAATTTTCCTTGAGCCTCCAGGGCATAGAGATCGTCACAGCCGCCAATGTGTTCATTGTCAATAAAAATCTGCGGTACCGATCGCCGGCCATGGGCACGTTGAGCCATGGCATCACGGGCAGCTTCATCGCCATCAATGACGTACTCGGTAAACTTCACTCCTTTGCGCGTCAGCAATTGCTTTGCCCGAATACAAAAAGGACAACGCGACCACGTATAGATTTCGACCTTAGCCACAGCAGTGACACCTCGTTACAAAAATTCACTTTGCTTCCAGCCTAGCAAAAAGGGAGAAGAGACACACCCCTCTCCCTCCTCCTGCCCTAGAACTCCCTACAGATAATTGGGGTCTTGAACATTGCGGATTTTGCAGGCTTCGGCAATGCCGTACTGGGGTCGCAAAAAGCGATCCATCTGCGCCACAAAGAAGCGCCGATTGGCCATTAGATGCTCTGGATTGGGGTCATCCAAAGGATAGTAGAAGGCGGCACGGGTGGCTTGCAAAACGGCAGAGGTCACAGTGTACATAGAGTGCTGGAAGGCAATCCCCAACTGCACCAAAATATCATCCTCACCGCGACAGTGCTGGTGGAAATAATCCCTGAGGTACTGGGGAAGGAAGTGATACATATCTTGGTGAAGCAGCGTTGGTGGAATCCCCGCCGTCCCCACAGGGAATTTATCGGCAAAGAGAATGCCGTAGTGGAAGTCCACTTGATCGGTGGGGACTTGATTGGCTTGGGCATTGTAGGACTTAGTGCCACGGAAAGGAGAGGTGCGGTAAAAAACCGCTTCCACATAGGGGAAGGCTGCCTCGTAGAGCCACATGAAGCCCTTCTCTTTGGGCACAAGGACATAAACCTCGTCATCAATATAGACATGGTGGTAAATGGGGCGACCGGCAGCGGCAAAAATCCCATTCACCAGAAAGTTCATAGCATCCTTGACACTGGTAATGCTGCCCTCATCGTAGCGATCGCTAATCTCAAAGAAGACGGGTGCCATCACTTCCCAAAACAGCCCCAGCACATTCATGTACGTGGCTTGGCGAGCCTGCTCTAAAAAGAGGTCGGGAAAGAGTTTGTACAGCCCAAGCATCAATGGGTTGCGCTTGAAGTAGGCACGAATCGCCTTATCCGCTGCCGCTTTGTACTCCTCGGAGTCAAGGTAAATATCCAACTGACCCCCCATGCGGTGCCACATCATTGCCCGCGCCAAATCTTCAGAAAACTCCATGTTGATGCGGTCATGCCAGAGGTGGTGGAGCAGACGGGGCATTTTGCCGGTCTCTCCCTTCTCAATAAATGCCATCAGTTCCGGGTGAGCATGGGCAGGGCCGCGCCAAATCCGCAGATCCGCGGTATCACCGGCGTAGTGATTCGGCAACTCAAAGTATTCCTTGGTCGGAAAATACTTAAAGAAGGGAAAGGGATTGATAAACACCCGCTCACCGAGATAGAGCAAGTCCCGCCAGTAGAAATCCATTGGAATTGAGTAAGCCTTGTACATCCCGATAATTTTCATCAGGTTCACTGGCGTATCGGGAATCAGGGCACCTCCTGCCTCAAGGCGGTAAATAATGTCGGCGAGGGGGTGATCTAGGG encodes:
- the gshB gene encoding glutathione synthase, which encodes MDIAFIIDPIASLDPGHDTSVALMEAAQAAGARVWVTEMSQLLVQEGQVWAALTPIQLAPVQLVDGQWQIPQPWFQPGAVQWRPLNTFRAVWMRKDPPVTTAYLYATYCLDLVDPQTTLVLNSPAGLRQANEKMYALQFTSVIPKTIVTADKQRIREFVQQQGMAVLKPLGGKGGEGILFLQAGDRNLNSMIEISTQRGQLPVMLQEYLPAAKDGDKRIILLNGEPIGAVNRIPTGDEFRGNMATGGRVAAAEITERDRQICQTLAPALQRDGLYFVGIDVIGGYLTEVNVTSPTGVREIDRLNGTCLGQQVMAWLLGSHST
- the grxC gene encoding glutaredoxin 3, producing MAKVEIYTWSRCPFCIRAKQLLTRKGVKFTEYVIDGDEAARDAMAQRAHGRRSVPQIFIDNEHIGGCDDLYALEAQGKLDALLQGVA
- a CDS encoding CO2 hydration protein, yielding MVQAMERPSSAKLPPLDHPLADIIYRLEAGGALIPDTPVNLMKIIGMYKAYSIPMDFYWRDLLYLGERVFINPFPFFKYFPTKEYFELPNHYAGDTADLRIWRGPAHAHPELMAFIEKGETGKMPRLLHHLWHDRINMEFSEDLARAMMWHRMGGQLDIYLDSEEYKAAADKAIRAYFKRNPLMLGLYKLFPDLFLEQARQATYMNVLGLFWEVMAPVFFEISDRYDEGSITSVKDAMNFLVNGIFAAAGRPIYHHVYIDDEVYVLVPKEKGFMWLYEAAFPYVEAVFYRTSPFRGTKSYNAQANQVPTDQVDFHYGILFADKFPVGTAGIPPTLLHQDMYHFLPQYLRDYFHQHCRGEDDILVQLGIAFQHSMYTVTSAVLQATRAAFYYPLDDPNPEHLMANRRFFVAQMDRFLRPQYGIAEACKIRNVQDPNYL